The DNA sequence acattatgaataaaaaggGCATTCGTCGCAGCTCACTTCCATATTGTGGGTGCGTTGCTGACCTTTGATGGAGGAGTACACTCTTACATTGAACAgctggaggtcgtatctctcaggaAGAGTCCCACCAGttgattccacagttcgctagttcgcaaaagaaagtgtTTTGCGAAGCGGACTGTGGAAGCCATccatcaaggtgatgctgATTATAATTACCATGAACACTGAATTGAAACAGGaaggattaataaaaaagatataatCATATCAATGCATTTATCATAATcagtatatatagtatatatattagcGTTGATTATACTTTAATCAGTACGAAAGTTAATTAAACAGAAGAGTGTTGTAATCGAAATAAATTCGCGTCAAATCGGACGCTATGATAAgtgagtatattttttaaataagtaattgtttaataattaatagcgGTATACCTTTGCTGCCGACTGgaatctttttaggtctgggcttcagatttctgtatctgtttcattaacttataggcaagtaggtgatcagcctcctgtgacacacgccgtcgtgtTGGGTATAAGGTAcgattcctcacgatgttttccttcgtacgagggaatgttaaatgcggacatagtccattggtgcagctAGGTATCgaaccttagggatgagagtcgcacgctgaagccactaggccaacactgttctgcCGGAAGTTAgcttttcaaatttttatttttatttttatgtaagtcTTTATCTTGAAATCAGTCAgctagactatgagcagatgtgttGAGAGCTGTTAGGCGTTCAAACTTCAAAGCAAAATCTCCATCGAAACTGCTCCTCTCTTTCAACCGTGTCTAATGTCTATCAAGACTTAGGATTTGTCGCCTTTTAAGTCTATTTATTAGGTCCGGTATGGTTAAAAGTTTTTCAAATATGATATTGAAGTTAGctgctatttattatattttaaaatgagagcagtgttggcctgcTTTGCATGGCCGTGGGACTGTTTCTGGggtcgtgggttcgatccccatcTGTGCCTCAATAGACTGTGTGTGCGCtgttaacattcgctcgaacggtgaaggaaagcatcgtgaggaaaccggcttgccataGTTTAATATCCTGAAAACTGTCAGAACTCAGACCTTTCTGAACCTCTAGTGACTATAATCACTGCAATGACACTGAAACACGCTAATGAAGTTATTCCGGCTAAGGATATTTAGAACTTCTCAACATTGGCAACTGTCTTCAGACCAGGTAGTGGTTAGACTGTTTGAGGATCCTCAGGGTTGGAAGAACAGAACATCCTTCCTCCACCTTGTTCTGTGTCGTTTAAaccgtaaaattatttaatcatcaACGACCAATCCATTTCCGAGCGGCTTCATCCTTTGGGGTTGCGTAGAGATGcgggatctctctgcatcttctactgAGTTcttagtttcatcatcggacgtcgaggcatgAAATTCCACCCCTATGACATCGACGTCccttccacaactgagcgtttatAAGGCAGTTTATGCTCCacaactatgtggaaccagttgcTTGCTGGTTTCCGAAAAAATCCGACTAAGGGTCCTTCTAGAAAAGAGCTTGCCAATTCTTAgagagccttctggcattcaTAGTGTCCAGCACTCTCCTGCTCGATTGCCCCTGAAAAAATtgaactttgttttttttaattcataattattacTCAGAAGcggtaattaaatattatctacATTTTAGctacttaattattatcgGTAGTGCAGAGATAACAGGCCATTTCCTAAATGTAATCTTATGATTCAAATtcacgtattttttattgcgCAATGACGAAAAGTGATTTGTCAGCTATGCTTCAtctccagccctgcgattctgtaactcacttttcgaactcacacagcggctttcgcatcggcggtcgctctcaaatcagtcgtgaagcagtcattttatgatttggcattctgaaaaggtgggagcttgtagtttattgtttatcagaatgtcaaatcataaaatgactgcttcacgactgatttgagagcgaccgccgatgcgaaaaccgctgtgtgagttcgaaaagtgagttacagaatagcaGGGCTGGTCCGGGAAAAGGCTCTTTTTATCCTGGACAAACAAGTTAATATGAACATGTCTGCGtatatagtatttttgtaCAAATTTCTGGTTAACAATCCCATCCATCAGCAAACATGGGTTTAATATAACAGGAGGAAATGGGCAGATTACTCatatgatgttaagtgatagccATAGACACttattgccagagggcttacaagtgcgttgccggcgtttttttatgaagcagggggcaaacgggcggGAGATTTACCTGATGTCAAGTGATAGCCAGAGACACTctttgccagagggctcgcaagtgcgttgccgaacTTTAGTATCCCGAATATTTGGAAGTAATCCCTATTCACGCAACAAAATGCCTGATGACTCGGACATAGAACATATCATATAAAGTTCCAACAAAATCGCATTATAATAGATCCAGTCGTTTACAAGTCACACGTCTCATCACAATAACCATCACGATCACGTCAGCTTTGTACCGAAGCATCTCAACCGGCCCATTTGTTACTTCATCTTCAATCGCActcttcatttctgaaggtTGTGCTAGTGGCAAGCCTCTGCGCTTGGGTGATGGCCTGTAAGGGCCTTTACTTGATCGGTTCAGCTCAAGGTCTGGAGCCCTCCACTCTGCCAGTCACGATTACTTTTTCTAGGCTTTCTGGAAGTCTGCGTGTTCCATGTCCTAAAAAACTCAGGATGCGATTTTTATAACCATGTTTATTTGTTCCAGTTAAACTTCTTCTACTGGGCCTCGTAGGTCTATCCTACGCCAGGCCACAGTTGGAATGTCCTAGCGACGGCCAACAGTATCTGATCCCCCACGAAACCGAATGCAGCCAGTACTACGTGTGCGAAAATGGACGGCGTGTTGCGTGGTCGAAATGTCCGAAACAAACGTTCTTTTCGTCGGAAAATCAGGTAAGACTCTTCTCCTCTTCTTGGGTACAAATGCAGCTACGAAATTATATGTGGAGAACTGTCCTagattcaattaaatttggGCATTTAACTGAGATTGattcacaaaaatacatacactatTTTTACACTACTAAACTAATAGAATGATGATGAAATGggtggcaattttttttaaacatttttacataaacGTACAAATGCAGgactaataatgtatttagCAAAAGTGTATCGCTCCCTTTGGGTACGGGACTTGAttgaaaacataataaatgacATCAAcgggtaatttttaaaagcatttcaCCGAGTTTTAAAGTATagttatatacttttaataattagatatattatatacctactacTACTGTACAGTCTACAGAAACATATTTTGTGTGATAATATAAGCCCATAAGTACTGAGCATAATCAATGTGTGGATCGCATCTGAATGGCGATCTTTTACTATGGGCTAATATTGTCTTGCGCGTTCTAGTTCTTAACGACTGTTGCCTATTTCTTCGTGCCAAGCGTTCCGCGATAGATTCCCGTGCACGCGTTTGCGATTTTCTAACTCTATTCTCAGCGAAGCTCTGCGAGTGTTCAGCGTTAGATTCCTTGCACGTGCTCGTGAGATTCTGCCTGTATTTTCTTGCGCTGCGAACTTTCGGCGCTAGATTGTCTGGCTTGCGATTGCGATAGGCTCTCTCACTTGCCAAACGATCTGAATTTTCAGAAGAAGATTCTCTGATATGACGTTTTTTGCTAACCACGCTTAGgaactattttaagatagctGCGATTTTCTTTTCTAGGCATATTGTTAGTTTCCTTTTCTAGAAAAGTTTGAATAAAGTAGTAGTAGTTCTGAAacgaacttttaaaatttgttttaattttctattcatcctttattatcatttaagttaagaatattgtaaaaaactttatatttgtatattatatgtcCACGGAGAGTTACACGAATTtcgtaaaattattcaatgtcAAAAGCTGATTGCTATTTTCTAATGATAACGATATGTTCGCTATCTAATTATGATAAAAggattatatatattgattataAATCACTGTTATCAATAATGAAGTGAAACTATGAATTGATAATTTATGAGGCGAgcgataatttttaaaactttcatgaaaattttaaagctatagaaaatcaaaacaaattttaattattcccAGTGGCAGTGTACATTTAATGCtaacatttcctcgctgtattgcgatacttattcgttgaaagCACCAAGTCTAGGGTCACCTACCAGGCGtctatttaaatctttaataagcacTTGACACACGGCCCAAGACTACTCCAAAGGGACTACTAAATCGAAGTTGAAGGAaagacttatatttgagccgttaaTACATAAAGTACACAATATCGATACTGTGTACTACGCGATCATATAAAGATGTCGTGTCCGGGACAGCATTTAGTAGGAAACGTCTTTGTTAACGGGGCTCTGTGCAACATACTGCTTCTGGCtcttacaatattattgtaatgaatGCCGACGCTTTGGCAGATGGAGGAATTGTGACCAATTTGTAATCACCCgtcacataaattattttttgttttaagtaatgtaataagataattatatttttcagaaCTGCGGTGATTTCCTTGCTTCGAACTGTAACCCCAGAAGAGGCCGAGATGGGGAAGATGGCGAAGATGGCAAGAATGGTGAAAATGGTGGTGGTCACGCCGGTCTTGGTGGGGCTAAAGGCCTATCAGGTGGCGTAAATGGTGGTAACGGCGGCAACGGCGGAAATGGAGGCAATGGAGGTGATGGCTCTGGAGCCGGAAGTGGTGGAAATGGTGGTGGTGGCGGTAACGGAGGAAATGGCTCCGGTGCTGGCAACGGTGGTAATGGAGGAAGCGGCGGTAATGGTGGAAATGGTGGAGAAAGCTCTGGTGCCGGAAATGGAGGCAACGGAGGAAACGGCGGAAATGGTGGAAATGGTGGAGGAAACTCTGGTGCCGGAAATGGAGGCAACGGAGGAAACGGTGGAAATGGAGGCAACGGAGGAAATGGCGGAGGAGGAGGTAACGGTGGCAATGGAGGAGGTGGTGGAAATGGAGGAGGTGGTGGAAATGGAGGAAATGGTGGAAACGGAGGCAATGGCGGAAATGGAGGCAACGGTGGAGGTGGCGGCAATGGCGGCAACGGTGGAGGTGGTGGTGATGGTGGCAACGACAATGGAGGCAATGGAGGAGGTGATGGAAATGAAAGTGAAGGGGACGATGAAAATGGAGGTGAAGGTGGTAGCGGTGGTGGTAATGAATCAGGCACTTACCCAAACGGCTGCCCGAAAGATTACACTATAGAGAAACTTCTCCCACATCCGGACTGTGATAAATTTTACCAATGTGTTCATGGAGATTATCAAGAAATGCCATGCGCCCTTGGTACTCAGTTCAGCTACGCTTTGCAGGTTGGTTCactttaaaactcaaaataaatcGTTCTCAATAAAGGCCGATAATAAATAGCTATGAATCATATTCCAACACAGGCATTTAAACTAtacaaacaatgtttttttaatttattaagtgtaGGGCAAGAGCCTCCTTCGTATTGAATTCCTCTTTGTATTGAGCAACATTCATCCAGTCTTTTATGTCATTTGTCTATCTTCTTTTGTATACATCTGTTTCCAGTTGGTCTAGTCTTGCCCAATTCAGCCTTAGAGCGTGTTCAAATCTGaacgttttgttttgtttctatcaacatttcttcttttatttattcttttcaACTTTTATATGCTTCTATCCATTGCTATATATTTGCTCTGATCTTatgcaaataaaaattttaaaaatatcacgtaatttttacaattttcttcaaTCTAATAACAATTTAAGGCCTGTACTTATTGGatttgacatacgggagtTGGCTTTAACCCTAAGCCAACAATATCTCTATCTATCTCTAATTGAAgctataacaaataattaaaaaaccaatAACACTCTACTAAGTAGGGCTGGATTGACGATATTACCAATACACTGTTTTTAGAACTGCACCTGGCCATACCTGTCCGATTGTGGTGACAATGGAACCAATGGTGGCGGCGGAAATGGTGGCGGCGGAAATGGTGGCGGTGGAAATGGAGGCGGAAACAATAACGATTTCGAAACATACCCCAACGGCTGTCCCAAAAACTACACAATCGAAAAGCTGATCCCTCACGCTGATTGCGACAAGTTTTACCAGTGTGTACACGGTGACTACTTAGTAATGCCATGCGCTCCTGGTACACAGTTCAGCAACAAATTACAGGTAATGAAATAAGTATGATTATCATTCCGTATAAAGAACGATaagactctcatacctgaggtcgtatcGATCCCCGGATGTGTACCAATggtctgtctatgtgcgcttttAACTTTCGCTCGTACtaaggaaaacatagtaaGAAAACCAATTGCCACAGACGCGACGGCGTGTTTCGGGCAGTGGAGGCTATACCTTCATACCTAtaagacaaatgatcatgaaaaagatacagaaatctgaagcctagacctaaaaaggttgtagcgccactgatttttttattattctccGCTATATTGGTATCCTCTATTAACTCCACAATATGGCACAACCTTTTCCTATTGTATGTATTACAATAccacatattttttacataaaaaaaaccagtggtaCAGCCTTTTAGGTCTGTGCCTTAGATTTGTGTACCATTTTCGTCACCATTTTTAACAGGCACGTAGGTGATCAGACTTTTGTCACTATCTTTGAAGTCTAGGCAtgcttacgatgttttccttattCAAGGGGATGGTAATACACACATAGATAGTCTATTGGTGCAGAGCCAGGCTCATGGTCATACCACAGGGATAAGGGTTGCTgggctaacactgctctaataaaataaccaatcaaaaatattcaagTACGCGCCGTACTACGTAGTGACTCGAtcgaaatttatatattcaagtTTAACAATATGTTGCTTATATATTAAACGTGTCAGCATAGTAAATAACttagtttatatattctaacaaaaaaatattacataatttgtttatgtattacttaataataataaattaggaAACTTAGACAAAtctattttagtatttaatgaTCGTAATGGTTTGATAACAGAAATGCACTTGGCCATACCTATCTGATTGCGGAGGCGACGGTGGAAATGGAGGCGGTGGAAATGGAGGCGGCGGTAATGGAGGCGGCGGAAATGGAGGCGGCGGAAATGGAGGCGGCGGAAATGGTGGCGGCGGAGGTGGAGGTGGTGGTAATGGAGGCGGTGGAAATGGAGGCGGTGGAAATGGTGGCGGAAACAATACCGATTATGAAACGTACCCAAACGGCTGTCCCAAAGACTTCTCAATTGAAAAGCTGTTCCCTCACGCCAATTGCGACAAATTTTACCAGTGCGTACATGGAGGTTACCAAGTAATGCCATGCGCTCCTGGCACTCAGTTCAGCTACAAATTGcaggtaaaaataaaaaaagtatagaTTAATAGAAacataaactattattatatttctcaGAGCTTCGATCACTATTCATTCAAAAGTAGCGGGTTACcgctaattatattatattagcttcatTCCACCTACTCACAGTACATATCGCTTGCCCCGGAGAACAAAGTCGTAAAGCACTATTAtgactgttttaatgttttcttaaATTTGCCTTTTTGCAAAAGAAATTCCTATAAGAAAACACGATGTCTTTATTTTACGGATATTATTTTGTGCACAATAATTGATTGTAAGGCAAGATTGTAAaccaaataatcataaaagtcAATGCgacagtttaaaaacaaataaattatggtAATAATATATCCCTGTTTGACTAAGGTTAAGCTAAACATTATTACGTTCTAGACATTCGAAATGTGCCGTCGTAATGTGCGGTTACTGTCGTCCgtaattatgttaaaacaGTCTTAAAACGCTTTTGCTCTTCCATCTAATTATATTAGTGTAATGTGCattttgttacttttttaACTACTTacactaaataaataacaagtaTGTTTAAATCgtcatatagaaaaaaatgctttcatttgatataatatataaaggcCCATTTAGATGGAGAGTTTCTCGAATGTACGATTatcgaaataataaaaaaaagtttcttccTCGAAACATTCACATCTCTCACTCTTCCACTTTGGCGAGAATTGCCTCGCAATGGAAAGTTTATTGTGTCCGTGTAAACAGAATTTCGaaagcaataattattttattattttctaatattaattagtattgatttaaatattcaatttaaatcacttctgatcataattcagacgcacatataaaattcgcacttgtataatgaaaacaaaatgaaaacacgtgttttaaatgtagaaaaagCATGtgcataaatattataaatataaatacacagtgaacagaggcggcgtGCGTGCCAACATGCGCTAACTTCatactgttaattttgtgtcacggtgcgcgcgcttcgtaaaatttcactataGTAGTATActgaagtataacttcaaaaatatattttgcttCTACGACTTTGTTCCCCGGGGCAAGTAAATATTGTTCTTTATTGGTTTGGATTAATTTACAAGATTTGAAGGTAAATTTCATTTGCTGGTCGCTGTCGTCAGTCTTGGTATAATTATGTGGAGAACATACAAAAATGGAGTTATTGTTTTGTTGTAGAAATGCACTTGGCCAAACCAATCTGATTGTGGTGAAGACAGCGGAAACGGTGGTGGTGGAAATGGAGGCGGTGACGGCGGAAATGGAGGCGGTGGTGGCGGAAATGGAGGCGGTGGTGGCGGAAATGGAGGCGGTGGTGGCGGAAATGGAGGCGGTGGTGGCGGAAATGGAGGCGGCAATGGAAATGGAAATGGTACCGACTATGAAACATACCCCAACGGTTGTCCTAAAGATTACAGCATAGAAAAACTATTTCCTCATCCTGACTGCGACAAATTCTACCAGTGTGTCCACGGTGGCTACCAAGTAATGCCATGCGCACCTGGTACTCAATTCAGCTACAAGCTGCAggtaattaagaaataatttatttaagattataCGTGACGTGACTAAAATAAACATCACAATACTATACGACACTGGTAACGCTTGGTAAGCCGAAAAATTCTTGCTCTTATACTTATCTAGGGCTCGTTCCTATATCATCCTACTAGCGTAATACAGACgctatattttgttaatattacgtaagaaaaaataaatagcattaaaaacttatattattttattacagaaatgTACATGGCCACATCTTTCTGACTGCGGTGAAGGAGATGGTGGAAACGGAGGCGGAGGCGGAGGCGGAGGCGGAGGCGGAGGCGGAGATGGAGGAGATGGTGGAAACGGAGGCGGAGGCGGAGGTGGAGGAGATGGTGGAGATGATGGAAACGGAGGCGGAGGCGGAGATGGAGGAGATGGTGGAAACGGAGGCGGAGGCGGAGGTGGAGGAGATGGTGGAAACGGAGGCGGAGGTGGAGATGGTGGAAATGGAGGTGACGGCGGTAACGGAGGTGACGGCGGTAATGGTGGAGATGGCGGCAATGGTGGAGATGGTGGAAACGGAGGCGACGGTGGAAATGGTGGAGATGGCGGCAATGGTGGAGATGGTGGAAACGGAGGCGACGGTGGAAATGGAGGTGGAGGTGACGGCGGAAATGGTGGAGATGGCGGCGATGGTGGAGATAGTGGAAACGGAGGTGACGGCGGAAATGGTGGAGATGGCGGTAATGGAGGTGACGGCGGTAATGGTGGAGATGGTGGAAACGGAGGTGACGGCGGCAATGGT is a window from the Pieris napi chromosome Z, ilPieNapi1.2, whole genome shotgun sequence genome containing:
- the LOC125062145 gene encoding uncharacterized PE-PGRS family protein PE_PGRS54-like isoform X4, whose product is MIIKLLLLGLVGLSYARPQLECPSDGQQYLIPHETECSQYYVCENGRRVAWSKCPKQTFFSSENQNCGDFLASNCNPRRGRDGEDGEDGKNGENGGGHAGLGGAKGLSGGVNGGNGGNGGNGGNGGDGSGAGSGGNGGGGGNGGNGSGAGNGGNGGSGGNGGNGGESSGAGNGGNGGNGGNGGNGGGNSGAGNGGNGGNGGNGGNGGNGGGGGNGGNGGGGGNGGGGGNGGNGGNGGNGGNGGNGGGGGNGGNGGGGGDGGNDNGGNGGGDGNESEGDDENGGEGGSGGGNESGTYPNGCPKDYTIEKLLPHPDCDKFYQCVHGDYQEMPCALGTQFSYALQNCTWPYLSDCGDNGTNGGGGNGGGGNGGGGNGGGNNNDFETYPNGCPKNYTIEKLIPHADCDKFYQCVHGDYLVMPCAPGTQFSNKLQKCTWPYLSDCGGDGGNGGGGNGGGGNGGGGNGGGGNGGGGNGGGGGGGGGNGGGGNGGGGNGGGNNTDYETYPNGCPKDFSIEKLFPHANCDKFYQCVHGGYQVMPCAPGTQFSYKLQKCTWPNQSDCGEDSGNGGGGNGGGDGGNGGGGGGNGGGGGGNGGGGGGNGGGGGGNGGGNGNGNGTDYETYPNGCPKDYSIEKLFPHPDCDKFYQCVHGGYQVMPCAPGTQFSYKLQKCTWPHLSDCGEGDGGNGGGGGDGGDGGNGGGGGGGGDGGNGGGGGDGGNGGDGGNGGDGGNGGDGGNGGDGGNGGDGGNGGDGGNGGDGGNGGDGGNGGGGDGGNGGDGGDGGDSGNGGDGGNGGGDGGNGGDGGNGGDGGNGGDGGNGGDGGNGGGGDGGNGGDGGNGGDGGNGGGGGNGGDGGNGGDGGNGGDGGNGGGGDGGNGGDGGNGGDGGNGGDGGNGGGGDGGNGGDGGNGGDGGNGGDGGNGGDGGNGGDGGNGGGGDGGNGGDGGNGGDGGNGGDGGNGGDGGNGGDGGNGGDGGNGGDGGNGGDGGNGGGGNEANRCQEDCHVPFWRHETDCDKFWRCDNNEVVLGVCSEGLRFNEEKQTCDFACNVDCQRAEIQSTAGIDGLKVFLPWNKVDSLLEIAKNTKKINNRSFYGY
- the LOC125062145 gene encoding uncharacterized PE-PGRS family protein PE_PGRS54-like isoform X3, whose amino-acid sequence is MIIKLLLLGLVGLSYARPQLECPSDGQQYLIPHETECSQYYVCENGRRVAWSKCPKQTFFSSENQNCGDFLASNCNPRRGRDGEDGEDGKNGENGGGHAGLGGAKGLSGGVNGGNGGNGGNGGNGGDGSGAGSGGNGGGGGNGGNGSGAGNGGNGGSGGNGGNGGESSGAGNGGNGGNGGNGGNGGGNSGAGNGGNGGNGGNGGNGGNGGGGGNGGNGGGGGNGGGGGNGGNGGNGGNGGNGGNGGGGGNGGNGGGGGDGGNDNGGNGGGDGNESEGDDENGGEGGSGGGNESGTYPNGCPKDYTIEKLLPHPDCDKFYQCVHGDYQEMPCALGTQFSYALQNCTWPYLSDCGDNGTNGGGGNGGGGNGGGGNGGGNNNDFETYPNGCPKNYTIEKLIPHADCDKFYQCVHGDYLVMPCAPGTQFSNKLQKCTWPYLSDCGGDGGNGGGGNGGGGNGGGGNGGGGNGGGGNGGGGGGGGGNGGGGNGGGGNGGGNNTDYETYPNGCPKDFSIEKLFPHANCDKFYQCVHGGYQVMPCAPGTQFSYKLQKCTWPNQSDCGEDSGNGGGGNGGGDGGNGGGGGGNGGGGGGNGGGGGGNGGGGGGNGGGNGNGNGTDYETYPNGCPKDYSIEKLFPHPDCDKFYQCVHGGYQVMPCAPGTQFSYKLQKCTWPHLSDCGEGDGGNGGGGGDGGDGGNGGGGGGGGDGGNGGGGGDGGNGGDGGNGGDGGNGGDGGNGGDGGNGGDGGNGGDGGNGGDGGNGGDGGNGGGGDGGNGGDGGNGGDGGNGGDGGNGGGGDGGNGGDGGNGGDGGNGGDGGNGGDGGNGGGGDGGNGGDGGNGGDGGNGGGGGNGGDGGNGGDGGNGGDGGNGGGGDGGNGGDGGNGGDGGNGGDGGNGGGGDGGNGGDGGNGGDGGNGGDGGNGGDGGNGGDGGNGGGGDGGNGGDGGNGGDGGNGGDGGNGGDGGNGGDGGNGGDGGNGGDGGNGGDGGNGGGGNEANRCQEDCHVPFWRHETDCDKFWRCDNNEVVLGVCSEGLRFNEEKQTCDFACNVDCQRAEIQSTAGIDGLKVFLPWNKVDSLLEIAKNTKKINNRSFYGY
- the LOC125062145 gene encoding uncharacterized PE-PGRS family protein PE_PGRS54-like isoform X7, yielding MIIKLLLLGLVGLSYARPQLECPSDGQQYLIPHETECSQYYVCENGRRVAWSKCPKQTFFSSENQNCGDFLASNCNPRRGRDGEDGEDGKNGENGGGHAGLGGAKGLSGGVNGGNGGNGGNGGNGGDGSGAGSGGNGGGGGNGGNGSGAGNGGNGGSGGNGGNGGESSGAGNGGNGGNGGNGGNGGGNSGAGNGGNGGNGGNGGNGGNGGGGGNGGNGGGGGNGGGGGNGGNGGNGGNGGNGGNGGGGGNGGNGGGGGDGGNDNGGNGGGDGNESEGDDENGGEGGSGGGNESGTYPNGCPKDYTIEKLLPHPDCDKFYQCVHGDYQEMPCALGTQFSYALQNCTWPYLSDCGDNGTNGGGGNGGGGNGGGGNGGGNNNDFETYPNGCPKNYTIEKLIPHADCDKFYQCVHGDYLVMPCAPGTQFSNKLQKCTWPYLSDCGGDGGNGGGGNGGGGNGGGGNGGGGNGGGGNGGGGGGGGGNGGGGNGGGGNGGGNNTDYETYPNGCPKDFSIEKLFPHANCDKFYQCVHGGYQVMPCAPGTQFSYKLQKCTWPNQSDCGEDSGNGGGGNGGGDGGNGGGGGGNGGGGGGNGGGGGGNGGGGGGNGGGNGNGNGTDYETYPNGCPKDYSIEKLFPHPDCDKFYQCVHGGYQVMPCAPGTQFSYKLQKCTWPHLSDCGEGDGGNGGGGGDGGDGGNGGGGGGGGDGGNGGGGGDGGNGGDGGNGGDGGNGGDGGNGGDGGNGGDGGNGGDGGNGGDGGNGGDGGNGGGGDGGNGGGDGGNGGDGGNGGDGGNGGDGGNGGDGGNGGGGDGGNGGDGGNGGDGGNGGGGGNGGDGGNGGDGGNGGDGGNGGGGDGGNGGDGGNGGDGGNGGDGGNGGGGDGGNGGDGGNGGDGGNGGDGGNGGDGGNGGDGGNGGGGDGGNGGDGGNGGDGGNGGDGGNGGDGGNGGDGGNGGDGGNGGDGGNGGDGGNGGGGNEANRCQEDCHVPFWRHETDCDKFWRCDNNEVVLGVCSEGLRFNEEKQTCDFACNVDCQRAEIQSTAGIDGLKVFLPWNKVDSLLEIAKNTKKINNRSFYGY
- the LOC125062145 gene encoding uncharacterized PE-PGRS family protein PE_PGRS54-like isoform X10, yielding MIIKLLLLGLVGLSYARPQLECPSDGQQYLIPHETECSQYYVCENGRRVAWSKCPKQTFFSSENQNCGDFLASNCNPRRGRDGEDGEDGKNGENGGGHAGLGGAKGLSGGVNGGNGGNGGNGGNGGDGSGAGSGGNGGGGGNGGNGSGAGNGGNGGSGGNGGNGGESSGAGNGGNGGNGGNGGNGGGNSGAGNGGNGGNGGNGGNGGNGGGGGNGGNGGGGGNGGGGGNGGNGGNGGNGGNGGNGGGGGNGGNGGGGGDGGNDNGGNGGGDGNESEGDDENGGEGGSGGGNESGTYPNGCPKDYTIEKLLPHPDCDKFYQCVHGDYQEMPCALGTQFSYALQNCTWPYLSDCGDNGTNGGGGNGGGGNGGGGNGGGNNNDFETYPNGCPKNYTIEKLIPHADCDKFYQCVHGDYLVMPCAPGTQFSNKLQKCTWPYLSDCGGDGGNGGGGNGGGGNGGGGNGGGGNGGGGNGGGGGGGGGNGGGGNGGGGNGGGNNTDYETYPNGCPKDFSIEKLFPHANCDKFYQCVHGGYQVMPCAPGTQFSYKLQKCTWPNQSDCGEDSGNGGGGNGGGDGGNGGGGGGNGGGGGGNGGGGGGNGGGGGGNGGGNGNGNGTDYETYPNGCPKDYSIEKLFPHPDCDKFYQCVHGGYQVMPCAPGTQFSYKLQKCTWPHLSDCGEGDGGNGGGGGDGGDGGNGGGGGGGGDGGNGGGGGDGGNGGDGGNGGDGGNGGDGGNGGDGGNGGDGGNGGDGGNGGDGGNGGDGGNGGGGDGGNGGDGGNGGDGGNGGDGGNGGDGGNGGDGGNGGGGDGGNGGDGGNGGDGGNGGDGGNGGDGGNGGDGGNGGGGDGGNGGDGGNGGDGGNGGDGGNGGDGGNGGDGGNGGDGGNGGDGGNGGDGGNGGGGNEANRCQEDCHVPFWRHETDCDKFWRCDNNEVVLGVCSEGLRFNEEKQTCDFACNVDCQRAEIQSTAGIDGLKVFLPWNKVDSLLEIAKNTKKINNRSFYGY
- the LOC125062145 gene encoding uncharacterized PE-PGRS family protein PE_PGRS54-like isoform X11, with amino-acid sequence MIIKLLLLGLVGLSYARPQLECPSDGQQYLIPHETECSQYYVCENGRRVAWSKCPKQTFFSSENQNCGDFLASNCNPRRGRDGEDGEDGKNGENGGGHAGLGGAKGLSGGVNGGNGGNGGNGGNGGDGSGAGSGGNGGGGGNGGNGSGAGNGGNGGSGGNGGNGGESSGAGNGGNGGNGGNGGNGGGNSGAGNGGNGGNGGNGGNGGNGGGGGNGGNGGGGGNGGGGGNGGNGGNGGNGGNGGNGGGGGNGGNGGGGGDGGNDNGGNGGGDGNESEGDDENGGEGGSGGGNESGTYPNGCPKDYTIEKLLPHPDCDKFYQCVHGDYQEMPCALGTQFSYALQNCTWPYLSDCGDNGTNGGGGNGGGGNGGGGNGGGNNNDFETYPNGCPKNYTIEKLIPHADCDKFYQCVHGDYLVMPCAPGTQFSNKLQKCTWPYLSDCGGDGGNGGGGNGGGGNGGGGNGGGGNGGGGNGGGGGGGGGNGGGGNGGGGNGGGNNTDYETYPNGCPKDFSIEKLFPHANCDKFYQCVHGGYQVMPCAPGTQFSYKLQKCTWPNQSDCGEDSGNGGGGNGGGDGGNGGGGGGNGGGGGGNGGGGGGNGGGGGGNGGGNGNGNGTDYETYPNGCPKDYSIEKLFPHPDCDKFYQCVHGGYQVMPCAPGTQFSYKLQKCTWPHLSDCGEGDGGNGGGGGDGGDGGNGGGGGGGGDGGNGGGGGDGGNGGDGGNGGDGGNGGDGGNGGDGGNGGDGGNGGDGGNGGDGGNGGDGGNGGGGDGGNGGGDGGNGGDGGNGGDGGNGGDGGNGGDGGNGGDGGNGGGGDGGNGGDGGNGGDGGNGGDGGNGGDGGNGGDGGNGGDGGNGGDGGNGGDGGNGGGGNEANRCQEDCHVPFWRHETDCDKFWRCDNNEVVLGVCSEGLRFNEEKQTCDFACNVDCQRAEIQSTAGIDGLKVFLPWNKVDSLLEIAKNTKKINNRSFYGY